CCGCGATCGCCGCTTCGGCGTCGTTCATCAGGGCACTTTCGGTAACTTCTAGCTTCAGGCAGGCCGGATTCACCCCGGTGGCGGCCAACATTTGGTCAATGTCGGCTACCAGGGTAGGGCTGTCAAACTGTCGCACCGAGAGATTAACGCTCACGGTTAAGTCGGGGGCACCCTGCTGGTGCCAGATCCGCAGTTGCTCGCAGGCTTGCCGCAACACCACTAGCCCCACTTGCACCACCAATCCGGTCTCTTCCATACAGGGAATAAATTCTCCTGGCGGCACCAGATGTCGCTCGGGGTGCTGCCAACGCACTAGGGCTTCAAAGCCAACGATCTGACCGGTGGCCGACCGAATAATGGGTTGATAGTAGGTGACAAATTCCTGATGCTCCAAGGCCCGTTGCAGGTCAGTTTCCAGGGCAAGACGATGGCGGGTGGCGGTGGTCAACTGGGCATCAAACACTTGGTAGCTACCCTTGCCCTGCTGCTTTGCCCGATGCATGGCAGTATCTGCCGCCTGGAGCAGGGTCTCTGGCTGGGCCGTGGCGGTATCGGCCAGCGCCACCCCCATGCAGACCGACATAAAAAAGTCACAGTTGGCTACCCGAAAGGGTTTGGCAAAGCTCTCAAATACAGCCTGGGTCCAGCTTTCTAGCAGGGCCGGGTGATCCAGGTGGTGCAATAGAAAGCAAAACTCATCGCCCCCCATTCGGGCCAACACATCCCCAGGGCGCAGCAGCTGCTGTAGGCGCTGGGCAATGGCTTTGAGTAAGTCGTTGCCGACGTCATAGCCAAAGGCCCCATTCACTAACTTAAAGTGGTCGCAGTCTAGATGGGCTAGAGCAACTCCATGATCAGGCATAGGGGCCGTGATTGCCCCCTCTTTAGACCTGTCCGCAGACTGCAACGCCATCGACGTCGCTTGCAACAATTGGGGGCGACTGGGAAGCTGAGTCAGGGCATCTGTGTCAATCATCACCTGGAGCTGGGCGGTGCGCTGCTGGACCAAGCTCTCAAGCTCGGCGTTGAAACTCGCTAGCTGCTGGTATTGCTGGCGAATACGCAGCATGGAGCGAACTCTGGCCACCAGTTCAACCCGGTTGATGGGCTTGCTGAGAAAGTCATCGGCCCCGGCCTCCAGGCAGCGGCTGAGATCCTGCTTGGAGTCGAGAGCCGTCACCATGATGATGGGCACGCCGCGCTCCTGGGGCAGAGCCTTGATTTGCCGACATACCGCCATGCCGTCGAGCCCAGGCATCATCACATCTAGCAAAATCAGGTCGGGCTGCACAGTGTTGAGGCAGTCCAGGGCGGCCTGGCCATTACTCACGTAATGCAGGATGTAGCCCTGAACGCTGAGCATGGCCTCAATAACATCAAAATTGTCGGGTTCATCATCCACCACCAAGAGGGTGGGAGGTGCGGTGGAAGGTAAGGCCATGAGATTAAATCGAGTGGCTAGCTAAGTGTTGGAGAATACTGGGTAGTATCGGTACCGCGACCCTGCTGTGGGCTTTAGGGGCTGGGTTTCGGGTGTTGGGTTTCAGGAATTGGGAGGGGGATGCTGGAGGTCTGCGGGATCAGTGTCTGGATGATCTCGACCAGTTGCTTGAGCC
Above is a genomic segment from Nodosilinea sp. E11 containing:
- a CDS encoding EAL domain-containing protein, which produces MALPSTAPPTLLVVDDEPDNFDVIEAMLSVQGYILHYVSNGQAALDCLNTVQPDLILLDVMMPGLDGMAVCRQIKALPQERGVPIIMVTALDSKQDLSRCLEAGADDFLSKPINRVELVARVRSMLRIRQQYQQLASFNAELESLVQQRTAQLQVMIDTDALTQLPSRPQLLQATSMALQSADRSKEGAITAPMPDHGVALAHLDCDHFKLVNGAFGYDVGNDLLKAIAQRLQQLLRPGDVLARMGGDEFCFLLHHLDHPALLESWTQAVFESFAKPFRVANCDFFMSVCMGVALADTATAQPETLLQAADTAMHRAKQQGKGSYQVFDAQLTTATRHRLALETDLQRALEHQEFVTYYQPIIRSATGQIVGFEALVRWQHPERHLVPPGEFIPCMEETGLVVQVGLVVLRQACEQLRIWHQQGAPDLTVSVNLSVRQFDSPTLVADIDQMLAATGVNPACLKLEVTESALMNDAEAAIAVMEQLRSRQIQISLDDFGTGYSSLAYLHRFPIDTLKIDRSFVQQIHTGNRSHQVINTIIALSSQLSLSVIAEGIETPEQLQFLQALGCEFCQGYLFDKPQPASEILLKRPPSRADLAASLLEAPTVPT